Proteins encoded in a region of the Oncorhynchus clarkii lewisi isolate Uvic-CL-2024 chromosome 18, UVic_Ocla_1.0, whole genome shotgun sequence genome:
- the LOC139373511 gene encoding tripartite motif-containing protein 29-like, which yields MSCLVCLVSYCETHLQPHYDIPGLKKHTLVKATAQLQEKICSHHDKLLEVYCRTNQKCICVLCMDEHKGHDTLSVAAERTEKQTQLGMSQQKVQQRVQRREKELKELQQSVESLKRSAQEAAEDNERIFTELIRSLEKLHTEAEGADKSPGESASESS from the exons AtgtcctgtctggtgtgtttgGTGTCTTACTGTGAGACTCACCTCCAACCTCACTATGATATTCCTGGCCTAAAGAAGCACACGCTGGTCAAAGCCACTGCGCAACTACAGGAAAAGATCTGCTCTCATCATGACAAACTGCTGGAGGTTTACTGTCGTACAAACCAGAAGTGTATCTGTGTGCTGTGTATGGATGAACATAAAGGCCATGATACTCTGTCAGTAGCAGCAGAGAGGACTGAGAAACAG ACACAGCTGGGGATGAGTCAGCAGAAAGTCCAGCAGAGAgtccagaggagagagaaggagttgAAGGAGCTCCAACAGTCTGTGGAGTCTCTCAAG CGCTCTGCACAGGAAGCTGCAGAGGACAATGAGAGGATCTTTACAGAGCTGATCCGCTCCCTGGAGAAACTGCACACCGAGGCGGAAGGAGCTGATAAAAGCCCAGGCGAAAGCGCAAGTGAGTCGAGCTGA
- the LOC139373505 gene encoding tyrosinase-like — MRLLLIHGVFFLQCLRFSQQQFPRLCATTEALLSKECCPVWEGDGSACGASSGRGFCRDVEVSDLPNGLNYPFSGLDDRERWPLVFYNRTCQCASNYMGFNCGECQFGLFGANCEERRESVRRNVFHLSAAERRKLISYLNLAKHTVSQDYVIATGTYREMNNGSTPLFSDVSTYDVFVWMHYYVSRNALLGGPGNVWTDVDFAHWAPAFLPWHRVYLLHWEREIRKLTGDFEFSIPYWDWRDAQGCDICTEDLMGAQSPRDPNLISPASVFSSWRVMCSRAEDYSVRGVLCDGNDEGPLLRNPGNHDHNLVARLPTAAEVEFTVSLRDYDTGAMDRSANFSFRNTLEGFGNPQTGLGNSRVMGMHASLHIFMNGSMSSVQGSANDPIFLLHHAYVDSIYEQWLRRHAPEQTHYPEFNAPIGHNRQYHMVPFIPLHRNIEYFTSSKELGYQYSYMLNSDQRISEVLSPYLELMMEAWPWLLGALVLGALVTMTVAAVAATMTRMCWSAWPWQLGEKSSAFHLPEREPLIISSDSDTPNYHTI, encoded by the exons ATGCGGCTCCTTCTCATCCACGGTGTGTTTTTCCTCCAGTGTTTGCGGTTCTCCCAGCAGCAGTTTCCCAGGCTCTGCGCCACAACGGAGGCCCTGCTCTCTAAAGAGTGCTGCCCGGTCTGGGAAGGGGATGGTTCGGCCTGCGGGGCCAGCTCTGGCAGGGGGTTCTGCCGGGACGTGGAGGTATCGGATCTCCCCAACGGGCTGAATTACCCCTTCTCCGGCTTGGACGACAGAGAGAGGTGGCCTCTGGTATTTTATAACCGGACCTGCCAGTGCGCTTCCAACTACATGGGGTTCAACTGCGGAGAGTGCCAGTTCGGACTGTTTGGGGCTAActgcgaggagaggagagagtccgTGCGGCGGAACGTGTTTCACCTGTCGGCAGCGGAACGGCGGAAACTCATCTCTTACCTCAACCTGGCCAAGCACACCGTTAGCCAGGATTATGTCATAGCCACCGGGACATACCGGGAGATGAATAACGGGAGCACCCCGCTGTTCTCTGACGTCTCGACCTATGACGTGTTTGTGTGGATGCACTACTATGTCTCCAGGAATGCTCTTCTCGGTGGACCGGGGAATGTCTGGACCGATGTGGACTTCGCCCACTGGGCTCCCGCCTTTCTGCCGTGGCACCGTGTGTACCTGCTGCACTGGGAGCGCGAGATCCGAAAACTGACCGGGGACTTTGAGTTCTCCATCCCGTACTGGGACTGGCGGGACGCGCAGGGCTGTGACATCTGCACCGAAGACCTGATGGGCGCCCAGAGCCCGCGAGATCCCAACCTCATCAGCCCTGCTTCAGTGTTCTCTTCTTGGAGG gtgaTGTGTTCACGGGCGGAAGACTACAGTGTGAGGGGGGTTCTGTGTGACGGTAACGACGAGGGGCCGTTGCTGCGTAACCCTGGCAACCACGACCATAACTTGGTTGCGCGGTTGCCGACGGCAGCAGAGGTGGAGTTCACGGTCAGTCTCCGTGACTACGACACGGGAGCCATGGACCGCTCCGCTAACTTCAGCTTCAGAAACACACTAGAag GTTTTGGGAACCCTCAGACAGGCCTGGGTAACAGTAGGGTGATGGGGATGCACGCCTCTCTTCATATCTTCATGAACGGCTCAATGTCTTCAGTCCAGGGGTCAGCTAACGACCCTATTTTCCTACTGCACCACGCCTACGTAGACAG tATCTATGAGCAGTGGTTGAGGAGACATGCTCCAGAGCAGACCCACTACCCAGAGTTCAATGCTCCCATTGGCCACAATAGGCAGTACCACATGGTGCCCTTCATACCTCTACACAGAAACATAGAATACTTTACCTCCAGCAAAGAACTGGGGTACCAATACTCCTACATGCTCAACTCAG atcagaggataTCGGAGGTTCTCAGTCCTTACCTGGAGCTAATGATGGAGGCGTGGCCCTGGTTGCTAGGGGCGTTGGTCCTGGGGGCGCTGGTTACCATGACTGTGGCTGCAGTAGCTGCGACTATGACCCGGATGTGTTGGAGTGCGTGGCCATGGCAACTCGGGGAGAAGAGTTCAGCATTCCACCTACCAGAGAGGGAACCGCTCATCATCAGCAGTGATAGTGATACCCCCAACTACCACACTATTTAG